The Campylobacter concisus sequence CAAACCGCAAACTCAGGTGAAGCAGTCATCGGTGCAGCTGGTACAGGCGATAAAGGAACGATCGCAGCCTCAAAACTTGAAGCTAGTAACGTCGATCTAAGCCGTGCGCTAACAGATCTTATCGTAATCCAAAGAGGTTTCCAAGCAAACTCAAAAACGATCACAACAAGTGACGAGATGTTAAACACACTTCTTCAATTAAAACAATAACAACTAAGACTTTTACAAAAGGGAGCGTTTGCCTCCCTTTGAAATTTATGCTTTAAATTTACAAATAAAATCAGCCTTATTTTTGTAAAATGCTAGAAAATTTTACAAAAGAGAAAAAATGCAAGTAACACTTCTAAATCACACTCCACTAAATATTTGCTCTCACGCTATCCGCACATGCTGGCAAAGCTTTGATAAAGGCGACAACGGTGGCGAAAAAGATGTTGAGCTAATAGATAGAGTAGGCAATAAATTTAAACACGCCTCGACCTTAGAGCACCTATACTACAACTTCTACATCCAAGGTATCTCTCGTGCGCTACTTCAAGAGCTAGCTCGTCACCGCTTGGCAAGTCTAAGCGTCAAATCAACTCGCTACACACTAAAAGAGCTAAAAAAAGAGGAAAAATTTGAAGTAGGGCAGTTTGAGCGTGCGGCTAAATTTATCGTGCTAACAAATGACGAGCTAGTCGATA is a genomic window containing:
- the thyX gene encoding FAD-dependent thymidylate synthase — translated: MQVTLLNHTPLNICSHAIRTCWQSFDKGDNGGEKDVELIDRVGNKFKHASTLEHLYYNFYIQGISRALLQELARHRLASLSVKSTRYTLKELKKEEKFEVGQFERAAKFIVLTNDELVDNASIKALENLREILASTTKSLDIVKYCLPECYKTELTWSINARSLQNFISLRSSKSALWEIRNLANAIYDVLPEEHKFIFEKCLPEDEQN